The DNA window TTACGATGGACTAATCTCAAATTGTGAGGAAATTGCTGAAAACCCAGATTTAGGAAAGAATTATGCAGGAATTTCAAAGCAACTTTTAGGAATAAAATCAAATCGACATATAATATTCTATAGAACTTTAAACGAAAATTATGTTGAGATTACGAGAATATTACACGAAAGAATGGATTTAAAAAAAAGAATAGCTGAATAAAAACTGCGTAGAACACCGTGTATAATTCATTGCTGGTTATAGCCTACTTACGAAAGTCCTCGCGGACTTTCTATCTGTGTTTTATTTGCTAACTTTAGTGCTTAAACCACGCAACGAAATCATACACAAACACGTTGGCAATAATTATTGACTCAAATTATGAAAAGATTGTTTTTTTTATTTTTAATTCTATCAATTAGTTGTTCAAAAAGTGATGACAGTAAGGAAGACATACCTGAATGCCAGGAAAAAATGTTTCTTGAATCTTTTATTGCCGAACCCAATGACTGTTTTATCTTTCTTGATGATCCTGTTATGACTTTTACATTTGTTAGAATTAACCCTTTCACTAAAACTGATTTCAATAATATACCTCACGCTGAAATATTCGTAAGCATATTTATAGATGACTTTACTTGGGAATTTCTTCATACAATTTATGAAGATTCTGAAATGAACGGCAATTCATTTTCAGGATTAGTTAATGGTGGAATTAACGATAATATTTATACAATTTACTTTGATGAAATTGAGTTTACTGAAACAGAAACACAATTTATTTTTCATCGAGCAACAATAAGATTGGAGAAATATGTTGAAGATTGATTAAGAAACTATTGCCAACAACGTGTATAACCAATTGCTAGGTTATAGCCTACATGGAAATTCCTAACGGAATTTCCTCTGGTTCGTTTTCTTTTGTTAACTTAGTTCTTGCCAACGCAACAAGCCATACACAAACACGTTGTGCAACATTAAAGACTAAACCAGAAAATATTCAATGGAAGAAAAATCGATGATTAAAAAAACGACTGAAACTATTTCTGATAGTACTGATCAAGTTCTAAACCAACTAAAAAATGGTCTTTCCAAAATTGGAGATTTAGGATCAAATGCTAAGAATAAATTTATCAATTATGTCAAAGATGTTTTTGATGTATTACCATTGATTGAAAAAGCAGGTTTCAGAACAAATAGAGTCATTGTTGGAATTTCCATTCCTCCATCAATAGAAATTCATGTCAGTAGGTTTAAAGTATTTGAAGAAAAGGAAATTGAAAAATTATTCGAAGAATATAATGACAAAAAAATGTTCAAATTGATATTAAAATCACTAATAATGTCAAATGATTTTCAAAGCAAGTTATCTTCTGAAAGTTTAGTTTTTAGTGAAACTTGTATTGAAATATCAATTCCTCCAAAAGTGAGTATTAAATACTTAAACAAAGAAATTGCAAACCTAAACAAAATAGAAACTGAGTTTGATTAATAGCTTTTTATTTCATTTTACGAAACATAATTCGGGAATTTATGTTTAACAAAACTTACAGAATAGTCATAGTTTGCATTAGTCTTATAGCCTCTTTTTTTTATTTAATGAAAGAAGATTATATAAGTATGTCAATGATGCTTCTAGCCGCTGGACTTATAATCTATGGACATTACAGATATGGAACAGTTTATATAGCATTTCAAGAGCTCAAAAAAGAAAATTACGATAAAGCTGAAAAACTAATTTCAAAAATCAAAAACCCTGATTTACTGAGTAAAGGACAAAAGAGTTACTATCATTTTACTCAAGGAGCGATTGCCTCTAATAATGATGAATGGGAAAAGAGCTATTCTGAATGGTCAAAAGCAATAGAAATAGGTTTAAGGACTGAAAATGATACATCTATAGCTTTGTTGAACTTGGCTAATGTTGAACTAGAGAGAAAGAACTTTGATAAGGCAAATGATTTTATTGCTAAAGTTAGAGAGCTAAATCTTAAGCCATTGGTTAAATCAGAAACAGATAGAATTCAAAATGAAATTAACGTTGCACAACAACGTGTATAACCAATTGCTGGTTATAGCCTACTTGGAAATTCCTATCGGAATTTCCTCTGGTTCGGTTTCTTTTGTTAACTTAGTTCTCGCCAACGCAACAAGCCATACACGAACACGTTGTGCATAATATGAGAAAAACACTTTTACTAATATTAACAATAGTACTTTTACAAGTGTTTAATTCTTGCGAAAAGTCATATTCTAACTCGGAATTAAAAGCTAACTTCACAACTGAACAAATAGCTGATTTAAAAGAAATTAGAGAATTTTTCAAAAAGGAAATATGTAATTCTAACTTCAAGACTTGCTTTGAAAAAACTAATCACGATTCATTACAAGTAAAAGGTGTTGGAATTTGGACAAAAATAGATTTTAACGAACAGAAAAAACTTTACAAGAGTATTTCTGAATCGACTTTCAATGAAATTTGGATGTTTTGTGAAACAACATATTTTCCGAGTAAAATAAAAGCTAAAAGTCTTTGTGCAGTTGCAACAGGGAAATACCAAAAATATCTGGCTGATATAGGAAAAACAAATCCGAATATTGCCAAATATGCTGAAAAAATTGAAGCTTCTGGAAATTTTAGCGGTTTGAACTTGCAATATCATGAGATACTTAATAACAAAAGTTCATTTGATTTAAATGATCCGAATATTCAATTAATCTTAGCAATACATTATTTAGCATTGAAAGACCAGGTAACAAGAAATGCTGATTTAGTTGAACGAACTGAATCAAAATTTCTATAAAATACTATGCACAACAACGTGTATAACCAATTGCTTGGTCTGTGTGTACTCGGAAAATCCTATCGGATTTTCCTACTGGTTCGTTTCTTTTTGTTAACTTAGTTCTCGCCAACGCAACAAGCCATACACAAACACGTTGGCAATAATTTAAGAACCCTATGAACTACAAAACTTCAATTATATTAATCTTAATAATTGGATTTTACTCTTGCGGAGTTAAAAAGAAAGAAGTTTTTGGAACTTATAAAACCCAAAAAAGAAATGTTAGACAGATGTCTCTAGATTTAAGGTCTGACTATACTTATAGCTTATTACTCGAAGCTAGTATGACTTATGACTCAATTTATGGTAAATATCTAATTAAAGATAATGAGATTGTTTTATTTTCTAAAAGAAAAGAAGATATTTTGCACAAGGTTTTTTTAGATTCTGTTAAAGTGAATATACTAAATCGAAAAAAAGTTCAGATATTAAACCAAACACTAAAAAAAGATAAAAAATGAAAAAAATAATAATCATTTTATTTCTTTTAATTACATATAACATTACCGCTCAAAATAATATCGACATTTCAGAAAACGAAATTATTGATAACAAAAGCTCAACTGAACTAGTTGATTTTTTAGGCATTAAATACCGAGAGATTAAATTCACTGGAAAAGATTTAATAGGAAAATCATTGTCAATCAAGCGTTATGAGTATAATGGAAAATCGATTATAAAATCTGACATAGTATTTCCTAATGCAAATGTAATTGACAAAGATTATGGAAAACTTAATGATTCAATTTTCAGTTTTAGAGTTTTTATCCAACTCAATGATAAAAGGACTTTAGTAAAAACTAAAACCACATTTTTGAAAACAAGTATTATACAAAACATTCCTATTTATTCGAATTCAGATATTGTTTTTATGGATGAGGAAAAGAAACAAATGACAGAATTATTAGAGCATGAGGATAAATATTATTGCATTATAGAATACAATACGGATTTACCTGAATTTATTGAAATATATTATCGTAAAGGCAATTTGAAATCGGAATTGACAAATGACGAAGATAACGACAGACAATTATTGATTTATGAAATTTCGATTGATTAAAAAACTATTGCCAACACCGTGTATAATTCATTGCTAGTTCTTGCCTACTTGGAAATTCCTTCGGAATTTCCTCTGGTTCGTTTTAGTTTACTAATTTAGTTGCTGAAACACGCAACGAAATCATACACAAACACGTTGGTAACAATAGCTCCGAAAT is part of the Psychroserpens ponticola genome and encodes:
- a CDS encoding type II toxin-antitoxin system RelE/ParE family toxin; the protein is MAEYKLTNKAVADLSKIWEYTFEVWSEKQADKYYDGLISNCEEIAENPDLGKNYAGISKQLLGIKSNRHIIFYRTLNENYVEITRILHERMDLKKRIAE
- a CDS encoding tetratricopeptide repeat protein — protein: MKEDYISMSMMLLAAGLIIYGHYRYGTVYIAFQELKKENYDKAEKLISKIKNPDLLSKGQKSYYHFTQGAIASNNDEWEKSYSEWSKAIEIGLRTENDTSIALLNLANVELERKNFDKANDFIAKVRELNLKPLVKSETDRIQNEINVAQQRV